A part of Myxococcus landrumus genomic DNA contains:
- a CDS encoding condensation domain-containing protein, with translation MHPDIWRAFQRLRTLRSAAPPLVKHPRAETSPVSFQQERLWYLDQANPGGSAYHLPVAFRLSGPLDWRALRLTLEALEHRHEALRTSFTSSRGQVVQYVRAPGAFVFPTVSLRDEVSTLEEREIAMREALQQEAWRAFDLQRDMLFRAVLFVLDAQEHVLMLCVHRIICDDESLDVLFRDLSELYAAFQQGLESPLPAREVHCTDHARWQRAWLRGPCSEELRTYWRERLKERLQGPRLTSRPRTGNTSASGTRKLERLSLRFPPELSRAVLQFSREAGATVHMVLLAAFHLLLHRYSGGQEQHFVCSPIANRPQAETEHLVGYFVNLLVLPADLRRDPSFQRLLEQVREVVVGALPHQDLPVQLMDGIDLGGEPLSQVLFAFENTPRHPFQLANLRITPLELEGGACDFDLFLALHEEDGVISGTLKYSRDCFAHEEAARLLADFETVLRQATKTPEKGVSAFLPERGRREPSSTKSAAQALTRGARRAALPPSGDVLTALGAATPEQRRSLMTDYLRDTVAQVVLGGHEPDIPFQSLQELALDSLRLIELTGRIRTELSVDMPVSRFFDAMNVEVLADELIARWLRSRMPEPRIPSLHRRREHLTP, from the coding sequence ATGCATCCGGACATCTGGAGAGCCTTCCAGCGCCTGCGCACGCTGCGCTCGGCGGCCCCGCCGTTGGTGAAGCACCCGCGCGCCGAGACCTCCCCTGTGTCCTTTCAGCAAGAGCGCCTGTGGTACCTGGACCAGGCCAATCCGGGAGGCTCGGCGTACCACCTGCCCGTGGCCTTCCGCCTGTCGGGGCCCCTGGACTGGCGCGCCCTGCGCCTGACGCTGGAGGCCCTGGAGCATCGGCACGAGGCCCTGCGCACATCGTTCACCTCCAGCCGGGGACAGGTGGTCCAGTACGTCCGCGCCCCTGGGGCCTTCGTGTTTCCCACCGTGAGCCTTCGCGACGAGGTGTCCACGCTCGAGGAGCGGGAGATCGCGATGCGAGAGGCCCTTCAGCAGGAGGCCTGGCGCGCGTTCGACCTGCAGCGGGACATGTTGTTCCGCGCGGTGCTCTTCGTCCTGGACGCGCAGGAGCACGTGCTGATGCTCTGCGTCCACCGCATCATCTGCGACGACGAGTCCCTGGACGTGCTCTTCCGGGACCTCTCGGAGCTCTACGCCGCGTTCCAGCAGGGCCTCGAATCCCCGCTGCCCGCGCGGGAGGTCCACTGCACGGACCACGCACGCTGGCAACGCGCATGGCTGAGAGGCCCTTGCAGCGAGGAGCTGCGAACGTACTGGCGGGAGCGGCTGAAGGAGCGGCTCCAGGGGCCCAGGCTCACCTCTCGCCCGAGGACTGGGAATACCTCCGCGTCCGGCACGCGCAAGCTGGAGCGATTATCCCTCCGCTTCCCGCCGGAGCTCTCCCGAGCGGTCCTCCAGTTCTCCCGCGAGGCAGGCGCCACGGTGCACATGGTGTTGCTCGCCGCGTTCCACCTGCTGCTCCACCGGTACTCTGGAGGACAGGAGCAGCACTTCGTGTGCAGCCCCATCGCCAACCGGCCGCAGGCGGAGACCGAGCACCTGGTGGGCTACTTCGTCAACCTGCTGGTGCTCCCCGCCGACCTGCGGCGAGACCCCAGTTTTCAGCGGTTGCTGGAGCAGGTGCGAGAGGTCGTCGTGGGAGCCCTTCCCCACCAGGACCTGCCCGTCCAGCTCATGGATGGAATCGACCTGGGCGGAGAGCCGCTGTCACAAGTCCTCTTCGCCTTCGAGAACACGCCCCGCCATCCGTTCCAGCTCGCGAACCTGCGCATCACGCCCCTCGAGCTCGAAGGAGGTGCGTGCGACTTCGACCTCTTCCTCGCGCTGCATGAAGAAGACGGCGTCATCTCCGGGACGCTCAAGTACTCCCGCGACTGCTTCGCGCACGAGGAGGCGGCGCGGCTGCTCGCCGACTTCGAGACAGTGCTGAGACAAGCCACGAAGACACCGGAGAAGGGGGTCTCCGCCTTCCTTCCGGAGCGTGGCCGACGCGAGCCCTCGAGCACGAAGTCCGCGGCACAGGCGCTCACGCGCGGCGCCCGGCGGGCGGCACTTCCGCCATCAGGGGATGTACTCACGGCGCTGGGCGCGGCGACACCCGAGCAACGCCGGAGCCTGATGACAGACTACCTGCGAGACACCGTCGCGCAGGTGGTGCTCGGAGGCCACGAGCCAGACATTCCCTTTCAGTCGCTTCAGGAGCTCGCGCTCGACTCGCTCCGGCTCATCGAGCTCACCGGGCGCATTCGCACCGAGCTTTCCGTCGACATGCCTGTCTCCCGCTTCTTCGACGCGATGAACGTGGAAGTGCTGGCGGACGAATTGATTGCACGGTGGCTGCGCTCACGGATGCCAGAGCCCCGAATCCCCTCCCTCCACCGCCGTCGCGAGCACCTCACGCCTTAG
- a CDS encoding Ig-like domain-containing protein: protein MTNRLRLLTPLFSFFLLFGCINVPEVVDPPDGGENPAQDFELGVTPLEETVAQGGVKTLQVTVVRKNGFQGSVDVALEKPPAGVSAPSVTIPESGTTATLRVSVAANLPPRRLSLTVRGSSGTIQQDRSVALNVVSQGNLTVSWVSPSESRSAVNGPVSLEVSVEGAQAEQVELMKGATVLHTWTAAPYVYQWSTAEEAEGEFALKARATRGGTTYFSDARTIAVDRSAPQVESRMPTAGATQVSVAAEIRVRFSEAVRGASVTPSNVTLSGSGGSSIPATVEVSSDGRTVTVAPVNRLPTSTTVTVNLGTSTQPVVDLAGNAFAGPREFSFATEGPATDTTPPTILSTTPGNAAIGIARNTLIEIVFSEPMNKASVEGAFVILAPAGLNTGTLRWNTSSTVMTYSFPTELSYGTELRWQISTNARDTEGNALAETAAQTFRTIRQGIATFAFDSETSGSVDSPGFFRQTSFYNVAMVGDSAGNFIDRLFLGFQMSTLPEELTVIRQARLKWWTGRQIGDPFGKLGKLILEPVNIGDVLPIKFDTNPELEKAYYSHPLASGINIPPSSIGRPGITDVTPMVIADWANRASRNKRTQYRLRFEIGTAGDGTLHRLYSDSESDPKLAELEISYEYP from the coding sequence ATGACGAACCGACTTCGCCTGCTCACTCCCCTGTTTTCGTTCTTCTTGTTGTTTGGGTGCATCAACGTCCCGGAGGTCGTGGACCCACCGGATGGAGGTGAGAATCCGGCCCAGGACTTTGAGCTTGGAGTCACTCCGCTGGAGGAGACGGTGGCCCAGGGTGGGGTGAAGACCCTCCAGGTCACCGTGGTTCGCAAGAACGGGTTTCAGGGGAGCGTGGATGTGGCGCTGGAGAAGCCGCCCGCCGGGGTGAGCGCTCCGAGCGTGACGATTCCGGAGTCGGGGACCACGGCAACACTGCGTGTGAGTGTCGCGGCGAATCTCCCGCCGAGGAGACTGTCGCTCACGGTTCGCGGGAGTTCAGGAACGATTCAGCAGGACAGGAGCGTGGCGCTGAATGTGGTGTCCCAGGGGAACCTGACGGTGTCCTGGGTGTCCCCATCTGAGTCCCGAAGCGCGGTCAATGGCCCGGTCTCCCTGGAAGTCTCTGTGGAGGGGGCCCAGGCGGAGCAGGTGGAGTTGATGAAGGGGGCGACGGTGCTCCACACATGGACAGCGGCTCCGTACGTGTATCAGTGGAGCACGGCGGAGGAGGCCGAGGGAGAGTTCGCGCTGAAGGCCCGGGCGACACGAGGGGGGACTACGTATTTCAGCGACGCACGCACCATCGCGGTGGACCGGAGTGCTCCGCAGGTCGAGTCACGGATGCCTACGGCAGGGGCGACGCAGGTGAGTGTCGCGGCGGAAATTCGGGTGAGGTTCAGCGAAGCGGTACGGGGGGCCAGTGTGACTCCCTCCAATGTGACCCTTTCGGGGAGTGGCGGGTCGAGCATTCCGGCAACGGTAGAGGTGTCGTCGGACGGGCGGACTGTGACGGTGGCCCCGGTCAATAGGTTGCCCACCTCTACGACTGTGACTGTGAATCTGGGGACGAGTACTCAGCCTGTTGTGGATCTCGCGGGGAATGCCTTCGCCGGGCCCCGTGAATTCTCCTTCGCTACGGAGGGACCTGCTACTGACACGACTCCTCCGACCATCCTGTCCACGACCCCTGGAAACGCTGCCATCGGAATTGCTCGAAACACACTGATCGAGATCGTGTTTTCTGAGCCCATGAACAAAGCATCCGTGGAAGGAGCCTTTGTAATTCTCGCGCCAGCAGGCCTCAATACGGGAACGCTCCGCTGGAACACGTCGTCGACAGTGATGACCTATTCGTTCCCTACAGAGCTCTCATACGGGACAGAGCTTCGATGGCAAATCTCCACGAATGCACGAGATACCGAAGGGAATGCACTGGCAGAAACAGCCGCACAAACCTTCAGGACGATTCGGCAAGGAATCGCCACTTTCGCCTTTGACAGCGAGACAAGCGGTTCAGTGGATTCGCCAGGATTCTTCCGGCAAACCAGCTTTTACAACGTGGCCATGGTTGGCGACAGCGCAGGCAACTTCATTGATAGGCTTTTTCTAGGCTTTCAGATGTCAACTCTTCCCGAAGAGCTTACCGTCATCCGCCAAGCACGACTCAAATGGTGGACTGGCCGTCAAATCGGAGATCCCTTCGGCAAGCTTGGCAAACTCATCCTCGAACCAGTGAATATTGGAGACGTATTACCCATCAAGTTCGACACCAATCCGGAGCTCGAGAAGGCGTATTACTCGCACCCCCTTGCATCTGGAATCAACATCCCACCGAGTTCAATTGGACGCCCTGGCATTACTGACGTCACCCCTATGGTGATCGCAGACTGGGCAAACCGGGCATCGCGAAACAAGAGAACCCAATACCGTCTCCGATTCGAAATCGGAACAGCCGGAGATGGCACATTGCATCGCTTGTACTCCGACTCCGAGTCGGATCCAAAGCTGGCTGAGCTGGAAATCTCCTACGAGTATCCCTGA
- a CDS encoding toxin-antitoxin system YwqK family antitoxin has product MSFRLAALGLTVIASNALAQGASTEREVRLNCPAGTIQQEKRGGNDSGVFCVKAAGADKGSHHGPYVDFWANGQKQSEGQYKDGFRTGRWVFFDTNGLKTGETEFESNDYHGKRVEYYPSGAKKQEQTWVKGKREGVEVSYSEGGQKVSEVRYSADKPMVAK; this is encoded by the coding sequence ATGTCATTCCGTCTTGCTGCGTTGGGTCTGACAGTCATTGCTTCGAATGCGCTGGCTCAGGGAGCCTCCACTGAACGCGAAGTGCGCCTCAACTGCCCGGCAGGAACCATTCAGCAGGAGAAGCGCGGGGGCAATGACTCTGGTGTCTTCTGTGTGAAAGCAGCAGGTGCCGACAAGGGGAGTCACCACGGGCCCTACGTAGACTTCTGGGCGAATGGTCAGAAGCAATCAGAGGGGCAGTACAAGGATGGCTTCCGAACGGGGCGTTGGGTCTTCTTCGATACCAATGGCCTGAAAACAGGGGAGACTGAGTTCGAGAGCAACGACTATCATGGCAAGAGGGTAGAGTATTACCCTAGTGGCGCGAAGAAGCAGGAGCAGACCTGGGTGAAGGGGAAGCGCGAAGGCGTCGAGGTGTCCTACTCTGAAGGTGGCCAGAAGGTCTCGGAGGTTCGCTACTCAGCGGACAAGCCGATGGTTGCCAAGTAG
- the ffh gene encoding signal recognition particle protein, producing the protein MLETVTKGFRAAKNRLAGKSELTPELVDESLRDIRVSLLEADVAFDVVKKFVARVREKSVGELVQTTLTDASGQKRKVSPMDHFIKICHDELEALMGPVDTSLNLKPKGQLSGIMMVGLQGSGKTTTTGKLANRLIQQGRKPLLVAADIYRPAAVDQLKVLGERLKVPVYHEPGIQPPELAKRGYAAAREQKCDVVLIDTAGRLAIDEALMAELESIKSNVHPDNILLVCDAMIGQDAVRTAAEFDRRLTLDGFILTKLDGDARGGAALSIKEVTGKPIKFLGMGESMDKLEEFRPEGLAGRILGFGDIVGLMKDFEKVVDEKKAEEDARKLLSGQFSMKDFVEQIRMVRKMGPLKDLLEKFPLFGDLTEHLNPDEKELTKIESMYDSMTPKERLRPDLINASRIGRIAKGSGRKPEDVRELLQKFGMMQQVMGTIGQNPGLLGRIPGFKQLGQLSQMRNMDLSSMFGGDPKMMEKMMSGGMPGMGMPMQLPQVAPGYTPPMGQAAMAKARLMGYAPPSAGGKPEDRDAIKERRKREKDNKKKNRKKK; encoded by the coding sequence ATGCTTGAGACCGTCACCAAGGGCTTCCGCGCCGCCAAGAACCGCCTCGCCGGCAAGAGCGAGCTCACTCCAGAGTTGGTCGACGAGTCGCTCCGCGACATCCGCGTCTCGCTCCTCGAGGCCGACGTTGCCTTCGACGTGGTGAAGAAGTTCGTCGCCCGCGTTCGCGAGAAGTCCGTGGGCGAGCTCGTCCAGACCACCCTCACCGATGCCTCGGGCCAGAAGCGCAAGGTCAGCCCGATGGACCACTTCATCAAGATTTGCCACGACGAGCTCGAGGCACTGATGGGGCCGGTCGACACGAGCCTGAACCTGAAGCCCAAGGGCCAGCTCTCCGGCATCATGATGGTGGGTCTGCAGGGCTCCGGTAAGACGACCACCACCGGCAAGCTCGCCAACCGGCTCATCCAGCAGGGGCGCAAGCCGCTGCTCGTCGCCGCGGACATCTACCGCCCGGCCGCCGTGGATCAGCTCAAGGTGCTGGGCGAGCGGCTCAAGGTGCCCGTCTACCACGAGCCCGGCATTCAGCCGCCGGAGCTGGCCAAGCGGGGCTACGCCGCCGCGCGCGAGCAGAAGTGCGACGTGGTGCTCATCGACACCGCCGGCCGGCTCGCCATCGACGAAGCGCTGATGGCGGAGCTGGAGTCCATCAAGTCCAACGTGCACCCGGACAACATCCTCCTGGTGTGCGACGCGATGATTGGTCAGGACGCGGTGCGCACGGCGGCCGAGTTCGACCGGCGCCTGACGCTGGATGGTTTCATCCTGACGAAGCTGGACGGTGACGCCCGTGGCGGCGCCGCGCTGTCCATCAAGGAAGTCACGGGCAAGCCCATCAAGTTCCTCGGCATGGGCGAGTCGATGGACAAGCTGGAGGAGTTCCGTCCGGAGGGCCTGGCGGGCCGGATTCTCGGGTTCGGCGACATCGTCGGCCTGATGAAGGACTTCGAGAAGGTCGTCGACGAGAAGAAGGCCGAGGAGGACGCGCGCAAGCTCCTGTCCGGCCAGTTCTCGATGAAGGACTTCGTCGAGCAGATTCGCATGGTGCGCAAGATGGGTCCGCTCAAGGACCTGCTGGAGAAGTTCCCGCTCTTCGGGGACCTCACCGAGCACCTCAATCCGGACGAGAAGGAGCTCACGAAGATTGAGTCGATGTACGACTCGATGACGCCGAAGGAGCGCCTGCGCCCGGACCTCATCAACGCCAGTCGGATTGGCCGCATCGCCAAGGGCAGCGGTCGCAAGCCGGAGGACGTGCGCGAGCTGCTCCAGAAGTTCGGGATGATGCAGCAGGTGATGGGGACCATCGGCCAGAACCCGGGCCTGCTGGGCCGCATCCCTGGCTTCAAGCAGCTGGGTCAGCTCTCGCAGATGCGGAACATGGACCTCTCCAGCATGTTCGGCGGGGACCCCAAGATGATGGAGAAGATGATGAGCGGCGGCATGCCGGGCATGGGGATGCCCATGCAGCTGCCCCAGGTGGCGCCTGGCTACACGCCTCCCATGGGCCAGGCGGCCATGGCGAAGGCCCGCCTCATGGGCTACGCCCCTCCCTCCGCCGGAGGGAAGCCCGAGGACCGCGACGCCATCAAGGAGCGCCGCAAGCGGGAGAAGGACAACAAGAAGAAGAACCGGAAGAAGAAGTAG
- the gltJ gene encoding adventurous gliding motility protein GltJ, translating to MRFVCDSCRAQYMISDDKVGPKGVKVRCKKCGHTITVRPAGAGTGKDSSSEPATSSTASVDASTSKKESDASASSAVPATLGTPPEGGLFTDVEEDEIGAVFDQVLSSGTHKIPSGEALGEAAAREATAESVRKLAEAEAEPDKEEDAKPATSHDWYVAIDEKQVGPLSVEKVKDAWDRGEVGPDSLCWRSGFSDWIPLSETAELASVLAPRPSKPTIVAPEPVSGSQPTVQSGPVQSAFSAGKSSKGDSVLAASSEAPTGWKPSAASVLASLVKEENDALAKPPPTPAPALGREPVSQSRLLDVPMPPPEPASSPSLMGASAAMAAQMAVPQGPQAFPQQPMAPQYGQPAPYGQQPYAQPVPAPYAAPPGYAPAYAQPAPAGGKGRMGLVVGIVVGVLGLGAGGFALTRGNGGAETPSQTQVAPQPVAVAPPAAAAPPPVATPPPATAQPVAAAAQPPPTAGAAGTPTPPAAAGAAGAVPVANPAVAAGTPAASATPPPVATAPAATPPVAAQPPAETAKPLDNSVAKVERPTPRRSTSSASPPVRREEPESRPARAEKSSSNDGDSDDFDELFGTKKPKSEAKPSEARPTAYIPPEPGGGGVPDTLQRSDIMEVVLNNKPAIVKCVNEQKKKDPMLSGKLVMRWSIQTSGKTSNVTCKTDEFKSTYMASCISGLIKGWAFPKHKKQGEPIDFPFTF from the coding sequence ATGCGTTTCGTCTGTGACAGCTGCCGCGCGCAGTACATGATCAGCGACGACAAGGTTGGCCCGAAGGGGGTCAAGGTTCGTTGCAAGAAGTGCGGCCATACCATCACCGTGCGCCCGGCGGGCGCCGGGACGGGGAAGGATTCCTCGTCGGAGCCCGCGACTTCTTCCACCGCGTCGGTTGACGCCAGCACATCAAAGAAGGAGTCCGACGCGTCGGCATCCTCCGCGGTGCCCGCGACCTTGGGGACTCCGCCAGAGGGCGGCCTCTTCACGGATGTGGAAGAGGATGAGATTGGCGCGGTCTTCGACCAGGTGCTGAGTTCGGGCACGCACAAGATTCCGTCGGGCGAGGCGCTTGGCGAGGCCGCCGCGAGGGAAGCGACGGCGGAGAGCGTCCGCAAGCTCGCGGAGGCCGAGGCCGAGCCCGACAAGGAAGAAGATGCGAAGCCCGCCACGTCGCACGATTGGTACGTGGCCATCGACGAGAAGCAGGTGGGACCGCTCTCCGTCGAGAAGGTGAAGGACGCATGGGACCGCGGCGAAGTGGGACCGGACAGCCTGTGCTGGCGTTCGGGCTTCAGTGACTGGATTCCGCTGTCGGAGACGGCGGAGCTGGCGTCGGTGTTGGCGCCGCGTCCTTCGAAGCCAACCATCGTCGCGCCCGAGCCCGTGTCGGGCTCCCAGCCCACGGTGCAGTCGGGGCCCGTGCAGTCGGCGTTCAGCGCGGGCAAGTCGTCGAAGGGTGACTCGGTGCTCGCCGCGTCCTCCGAGGCGCCCACGGGTTGGAAGCCCTCCGCCGCCAGCGTGCTGGCCTCGCTGGTGAAGGAGGAGAACGACGCGCTCGCCAAGCCTCCGCCGACGCCTGCTCCCGCGCTGGGCCGCGAACCAGTCTCGCAGTCGCGGCTGCTCGATGTGCCGATGCCTCCGCCGGAGCCCGCGTCTTCGCCTTCGTTGATGGGGGCGAGTGCGGCGATGGCCGCGCAGATGGCGGTGCCTCAAGGCCCTCAGGCCTTTCCGCAGCAGCCCATGGCGCCGCAGTATGGGCAGCCCGCACCGTACGGGCAGCAGCCCTACGCTCAGCCGGTGCCCGCACCGTATGCGGCGCCGCCGGGATATGCGCCCGCGTATGCGCAGCCCGCGCCTGCGGGAGGCAAGGGCCGGATGGGCCTGGTGGTGGGGATTGTCGTGGGCGTGCTGGGGCTTGGGGCTGGCGGCTTCGCGCTGACGCGTGGCAATGGCGGCGCAGAGACGCCGAGCCAGACGCAAGTGGCCCCGCAGCCGGTCGCGGTGGCACCTCCTGCCGCCGCTGCTCCTCCTCCCGTGGCGACTCCGCCTCCCGCGACTGCACAGCCTGTGGCCGCGGCTGCTCAGCCGCCTCCCACGGCGGGAGCTGCGGGAACTCCGACACCTCCTGCAGCCGCAGGGGCGGCTGGAGCGGTTCCTGTGGCGAATCCCGCTGTGGCGGCGGGGACGCCGGCGGCTTCGGCGACGCCGCCTCCGGTTGCGACGGCTCCCGCTGCGACTCCGCCGGTGGCTGCTCAGCCGCCTGCAGAGACAGCGAAGCCCTTGGATAACTCTGTGGCGAAGGTGGAGCGACCAACGCCTCGACGGAGCACTTCGTCCGCGTCGCCTCCGGTTCGGCGCGAAGAGCCCGAGTCGCGTCCCGCGCGGGCGGAGAAGTCGTCCTCGAATGACGGGGACAGTGATGACTTCGACGAGCTCTTTGGCACGAAGAAGCCGAAGAGCGAGGCCAAGCCCTCCGAGGCCAGGCCCACGGCCTACATTCCGCCGGAGCCTGGAGGTGGTGGCGTTCCCGACACGCTTCAGCGTTCGGACATCATGGAGGTGGTGCTGAACAACAAGCCCGCCATCGTGAAGTGCGTGAACGAGCAGAAGAAGAAGGACCCGATGTTGAGCGGCAAGCTGGTGATGCGGTGGTCCATCCAGACGAGCGGCAAGACGTCAAACGTCACGTGCAAGACGGATGAGTTCAAGAGCACGTACATGGCGAGCTGCATCTCGGGCCTCATCAAGGGGTGGGCGTTCCCGAAGCACAAGAAGCAGGGCGAGCCCATCGACTTCCCGTTCACGTTTTGA
- a CDS encoding zinc-binding dehydrogenase, with protein MSYQAEAWVIHTGSSREPRRAQLTRTRITVEAIQDDEVLAAPLFGCWEANTEHALERRPLDVCKARQEQEVVLGNAGVVRVLETGRKVTEVRSGQLAMLFSSGETDGHGFMVKALGYDAPRQMGCMATLMKLKGRQLIPLPENSRYSPAQWAAFSVRYVTAWANWRVAQGAFRLQVSEAECPSPHVWGWGGGTTLAELTLAQFHGCRAVMLSGTPWHLEEIRSAGLEAIDRRDFGAMRHEPERWSKDAGYRERYLTAEAEFVAEVSRRTGGEMVHVFLEYLGTPVYRASLKALARQGVIATAGWKAGMSVSLLRARECVARHQHIHTHFARYQEGVDAVAFGETHGWMPDVGPRIHAFEELPALAEAYHTGDANYFPCFSINQEAKRPQAGR; from the coding sequence ATGAGCTATCAAGCCGAGGCCTGGGTCATCCACACGGGCAGCTCTCGTGAACCGCGCCGAGCCCAGTTGACGCGAACCCGCATCACCGTCGAGGCCATCCAGGACGACGAGGTCCTCGCCGCACCCCTCTTCGGCTGCTGGGAGGCCAACACCGAACACGCGCTCGAGCGGCGCCCCCTCGACGTCTGCAAGGCCCGACAGGAGCAGGAGGTGGTCCTGGGCAATGCGGGCGTCGTCCGCGTGCTGGAGACAGGCAGGAAGGTCACCGAGGTCCGCTCCGGACAGCTCGCGATGCTGTTCTCGAGTGGAGAGACGGATGGCCACGGCTTCATGGTGAAGGCCCTGGGCTACGACGCGCCCCGCCAGATGGGCTGCATGGCCACCCTGATGAAGCTCAAGGGCCGGCAGCTCATCCCGCTCCCGGAGAACTCGCGGTACTCTCCCGCCCAGTGGGCCGCCTTCAGCGTCCGCTACGTCACCGCGTGGGCGAACTGGCGCGTGGCCCAGGGCGCCTTCCGGCTCCAGGTGTCCGAGGCCGAGTGCCCATCCCCGCATGTCTGGGGTTGGGGCGGGGGGACGACGCTCGCGGAGCTCACGCTCGCCCAGTTCCATGGCTGCCGCGCGGTGATGCTGTCCGGGACGCCCTGGCACCTGGAGGAGATTCGCTCCGCGGGGCTGGAAGCCATCGACCGGAGGGACTTCGGCGCGATGCGCCACGAGCCCGAGCGCTGGAGCAAGGACGCGGGCTATCGCGAGCGCTACCTGACCGCGGAAGCCGAGTTCGTCGCGGAGGTCTCCCGCCGGACGGGCGGCGAGATGGTGCATGTGTTTCTCGAGTACCTCGGCACGCCTGTCTATCGGGCCAGCCTCAAGGCCCTGGCCCGCCAGGGGGTGATTGCCACGGCGGGATGGAAGGCGGGCATGTCCGTCTCCCTCCTGCGCGCCCGGGAGTGCGTCGCCCGGCACCAGCACATCCACACCCACTTCGCGCGCTATCAGGAAGGCGTGGACGCGGTGGCCTTCGGAGAGACTCACGGCTGGATGCCCGACGTGGGGCCTCGCATCCACGCGTTCGAGGAGCTGCCCGCGCTGGCAGAGGCGTACCACACGGGTGACGCCAACTACTTCCCGTGCTTCAGCATCAACCAGGAGGCGAAGAGGCCACAGGCCGGGCGGTGA
- a CDS encoding acyl carrier protein: protein MKEPVTSYTEEQVGQIIRAHIEKEFLYRSKGPELGEDNSLITRGIIDSMGIFRLVNFLEQRFEISVTPADIAMENFRSLRAIRTFTYSRLHCSGERESA from the coding sequence GTGAAAGAACCCGTGACGAGCTACACCGAGGAGCAGGTCGGCCAAATCATCCGCGCGCACATCGAGAAGGAGTTCCTCTATCGAAGCAAGGGGCCGGAGCTGGGCGAGGACAACAGCCTCATCACCCGCGGAATCATCGACTCGATGGGCATCTTCCGGCTGGTGAACTTCCTCGAGCAGCGGTTCGAGATTTCCGTCACCCCCGCCGACATCGCGATGGAGAACTTCCGCAGCCTGCGCGCCATCCGGACCTTCACCTACTCCCGGCTGCACTGTTCCGGCGAACGGGAGTCCGCCTGA
- a CDS encoding TIGR04552 family protein, giving the protein MKAPSLTPVLPDTPVRTVAEMGLRELERIRLILRGGSVIEWRRMHFQAREEVDRFLRLCQLDVSRPFDEAWARLVLAEAVAYLRKTFNYRVADAVAKPGEIHDLFLLASGAKGNARHRRIACVVLKVMHVIQHIEGRDLLFRLAISEAELAELVMEKVLGVAREMQEKGLPVVEFAHSIKTQDSLVTKLLAKKETVAAQVYDRTRFRIVTRSREDLLPVLYFLTQRLFPFHLVVPGQTENTLVPFKGVLEENPHFEQFIPNLHLDRNYEDREDRGGNTFSGSSYRALNFVVDIPVRMDAYLPPPEEDMRPRKGRVVISLVEFQIVDEETAKQNELGENSHEAYKRRQKKRVLKRLSQGLVVPKRQG; this is encoded by the coding sequence GTGAAGGCCCCTTCTCTGACTCCAGTACTTCCCGACACCCCCGTCCGTACCGTTGCGGAAATGGGGCTTCGTGAGCTCGAGCGCATTCGACTCATTCTGCGTGGGGGCTCAGTTATTGAGTGGCGGCGAATGCACTTCCAGGCCAGGGAGGAAGTCGACCGGTTCCTGCGTCTCTGCCAGCTTGATGTTTCCCGACCCTTTGACGAGGCATGGGCCCGGCTCGTATTGGCAGAGGCGGTGGCCTATCTACGCAAGACATTCAATTATCGCGTGGCTGATGCAGTCGCGAAACCTGGAGAAATTCACGACCTGTTCCTCCTGGCGTCAGGAGCCAAGGGGAATGCGCGGCACCGCCGCATCGCATGCGTCGTGCTGAAGGTGATGCACGTCATCCAGCATATCGAGGGCCGAGACCTTCTCTTCCGGCTTGCCATTTCAGAGGCGGAGTTGGCGGAGTTGGTGATGGAGAAGGTGTTAGGGGTTGCTCGAGAAATGCAGGAAAAGGGACTTCCTGTTGTGGAGTTCGCCCACTCCATCAAGACGCAGGATTCGCTTGTCACGAAGCTTCTCGCGAAGAAAGAGACGGTTGCAGCTCAGGTCTATGACAGGACACGATTTCGAATCGTGACTCGTTCAAGAGAAGATCTGCTGCCCGTACTGTATTTCCTCACGCAGCGTTTGTTTCCCTTTCACTTGGTGGTCCCCGGTCAGACGGAGAACACACTAGTGCCCTTCAAGGGAGTGCTAGAGGAGAACCCTCATTTCGAACAGTTCATCCCCAATCTCCACCTCGACCGTAACTACGAGGATCGAGAAGATAGAGGTGGGAACACGTTCTCTGGTAGTTCCTATCGGGCTCTCAACTTCGTCGTAGATATTCCGGTGAGGATGGATGCCTACTTGCCTCCACCAGAAGAAGACATGCGGCCTCGAAAGGGCCGCGTCGTCATTTCTCTGGTGGAGTTCCAGATCGTCGATGAGGAGACTGCCAAGCAGAATGAACTCGGGGAAAACTCCCACGAGGCCTACAAGCGCCGCCAGAAGAAGCGAGTATTGAAGAGGCTGAGTCAGGGACTCGTTGTTCCAAAACGCCAGGGATGA